Proteins encoded within one genomic window of Canis lupus familiaris isolate Mischka breed German Shepherd chromosome 12, alternate assembly UU_Cfam_GSD_1.0, whole genome shotgun sequence:
- the TFEB gene encoding transcription factor EB — protein MASRIGLRMQLMREQAQQEEQRERMQQQAVMHYMQQQQQQQLGGPPTPAINTPVHFQSPPPVPGEVLKVQSYLENPTSYHLQQSRDQKVREYLSETYGNKFAAHISPAQGSPKPLPAASPGVRAGHVMSSSAGNSAPNSPMAMLHIGSNPEREFDVIDNIMCLDDVLGFINPETQMPNTLPLSSSHLNVYSGDPQVTASLVGVTSSSCPADLTQKRELTDAESRALAKERQKKDNHNLIERRRRFNINDRIKELGMLIPKANDLDVRWNKGTILKASVDYIRRMQKDLQKSRELESHSRRLEMTNKQLLLRIQELEMQARVHGLPTTSPSGVNMAELAQQVVKQELPSDEGPGEALLLEPEVPDPEPLPVVPPQAPLPLPAQPPQPPSPFHHLDFSHSLSFGGGGDEGPPGYPEPLGPEHGSPFPNLSKKDLDLMLLDDSLLPLASDPLFSTMSPEASKASSRRSSFSMEEGDVL, from the exons ATGGCATCGCGCATCGGGCTGCGCATGCAGCTCATGCGGGAGCAGgcgcagcaggaggagcagcggGAGCGCATGCAGCAGCAGGCTGTCATGCATTacatgcagcagcagcagcagcagcagctgggcgGGCCGCCCACCCCGGCCATCAACACCCCCGTCCACTTCCAGTCTCCGCCACCGGTGCCCGGGGAGGTCCTGAAG gtgcaGTCCTACCTGGAGAACCCCACCTCCTACCACCTGCAGCAGTCCCGGGACCAGAAGGTGCGAGAGTACCTGTCCGAGACCTACGGGAACAAGTTTGCCGCCCACATCAGCCCTGCGCAGGGCTCCCCGAagcccctgcctgctgcctccccagggGTGCGGGCTGGACATGTGATGTCCTCCTCCGCCGGCAACAGTGCTCCCAACAGCCCCATGGCCATGCTGCACATTGGCTCCAACCCCGAGAGGGAG tttgaCGTCATTGACAACATTATGTGTCTGGATGATGTCCTGGGCTTCATCAATCCTGAAACTCAGATGCCCAACACG TTGCCCCTGTCTAGCAGCCACCTGAACGTGTACAGTGGTGACCCTCAGGTCACAGCCTCCCTGGTGGGCGTCACCAGCAGCTCCTGCCCTGCTGACCTGACCCAGAAGCGAGAGCTTACAG ACGCTGAGAGCCGGGCCCTGGCCAAGGAGCGGCAGAAGAAGGACAATCACAACCTAA TTGAAAGGAGGCGGAGGTTCAACATCAATGACCGCATCAAGGAGCTGGGCATGCTGATCCCCAAGGCCAATGACCT GGACGTTCGCTGGAACAAGGGCACCATCCTCAAAGCCTCTGTTGATTACATCCGGAGGATGCAGAAGGATCTGCAGAAGTCCCGGGAGCTTGAGAGCCACTCTCGGCGCCTGGAGATGACCAACAAGCAGCTCCTGCTCCGCATCCAG GAGTTGGAGATGCAGGCTCGAGTGCATggcctccccaccacctccccatcAGGCGTGAATATGGCTGAGCTGGCCCAGCAGGTGGTGAAGCAGGAGCTGCCTAGTGACGAGGGCCCCGGGGAGGCCCTGCTGTTGGAGCCCGAGGTCCCGGATCCCGAGCCCCTGCCGGTGGTGCCTCCCCAGGCCCCGCTGCCCCTGCCAGCCCAGCCACCTCAGCCGCCGTCCCCATTCCACCACCTGGACTTCAGCCACAGCCTGAGCTTTGGGGGCGGGGGCGATGAAGGGCCCCCAGGCTACCCCGAGCCTCTGGGGCCCGAGCATGGCTCCCCATTCCCTAACTTGTCCAAGAAGGATCTGGACCTCATGCTTCTGGACGACTCCCTGCTACCCCTGGCCTCCGACCCTCTCTTCTCCACCATGTCCCCCGAGGCCTCCAAGGCCAGTAGCCGTCGGAGCAGCTTCAGCATGGAGGAAGGCGACGTGCTGTGA